CTCCTCTATCGCCCGGTTGGTCAGCTTGAGGGTCTCGCGCGCCTTGAGCTTGCTCTTGTGTTCCTCGCGCCACTCGACGGGAATGATGACCTCGGCGAAACGCGGATTGACCCTGATGGCATCGCGGTTGGCGAAGAACATCATGTCCGGACGCCGGCGTTTCAGGAGGTCGAACACCGCGACACCATCGGCAATGCCCGTCGGATGGTTGCTGACCATGATGAAGCCACCCTTTTCGGGTATCCGCTCACCGTTCACGACGTTGATATCGAGGCGCAGGATGTTGCTGAGATATTCGAAGGCCTGGAAACCCGGCATGTTGGCGATGTCGTCGGCGAACTCGACCGCCTTCGCGTAACGCAGCAGGGTATAAAGAAAAGGCCGCATGACGGGCCACAGGGGATGGTATACGATCTTCTGACCGCGCTCGGCAATCAACGTGTCGACGATGTGCCCCGGCTGGCCATGTGAGACCAGAGCAACCGCTTCGGCGAATTGCCCGAACATCGTCATCGAATCACGGCGCGCCATAGAAAACCCCGACTGTACCGACCAGCCTCTAGAGCAATTCCAGCAAAGGTGTGCAGCGGCTTTGCGTCCGGAATTGCTTAAAAACAAAGAGATAGAGCATTGAGGCGATTCCGTTTTCGCCGAAAATGCTCTATCGCAGCCCAATGTGATCGAAGCATGACACCGGATGCGGCATTTTAGGCATTCTCTAACATCTGGAAGGCATGTTGGCTTAGCCGATTCTCAAAGTAAAGGGAGCGCCGATGAACGATCTGCTCACCTTCGCCGACCCCGATCTTCTCGCCGAGCGCGCCGGATGGCTGCAGGCTCTTGCCGGTGAAAGACGGCTTTCGGAAAACACGCTGGAAGCCTACGAGCGCGACACCCGGCAGTTCCTCACCTTCCTCACCGGACACATCGGCGGGCCCGCCGCCATTCGCGATATCAGGGAATTGCGCCCCGCGGACCTGCGCGCCTTTCTCGCGTTCCGCCGTAAGCAGGGGTCCGGTCCGCGTTCGCTCGGACGCCATCTCGCAGGCCTTCGATCCTTCCTCCGCCATCTGGAAAAGAGAGGGCTGGTCAATGCCGCCGGCGCTGGCGCCATCCGCGCGCCGAAACAGCCGAAATCACTGCCCAAGCCCCTGTCCGGCAGCCAGGCGCTCACCGTCGTCAGCAATGACGCACAGATGCATGAGGAGCCCTGGATCGCCGCCCGCGATGCGGCGGTACTGACCCTGCTCTACGGCTGCGGCCTGCGCATTTCCGAAGCGCTGGACCTCACGCCCGCCGACTTCGGGAACAAGACCACCGCACTCAGGATCACCGGCAAGGGCAACAAGACCCGGCTCGTCCCGCTTCTCCCGGCCGTCGCGGAGGCCGTCGCGACCTATATCAAGCTTTGCCCCTATCATCTTGAGGAAGCCGAACCGCTCTTTCGCGGCGCGCGCGGCGGCAAGCTGCAACCGGCGATCATCCAGCGGGAAATGCAGCGCCTGCGCTCCGCCCTGGGACTGCCGGATTCGGCGACACCGCATGCACTGCGCCACTCCTTCGCGACGCATCTTCTCGGCGGTGGCGGAGATCTTCGCACCATCCAGGAACTGCTCGGCCATGCCAGCCTGTCGACCACCCAGGTCTATACCGGCGTCGATGCCGCGCGCCTGCTGGACGTCTACGACCGGGCGCACCCCCGCGCCTGATCGCCCGTCGTTAACCAAGACCGTTAAGGAAAATTGAGGGGGCCGGGGCTAGAACAGGCAGGTCCCCGCATTCCGGCGACCCGACACCAACGGACAGATCATGATCGCGCATTCCATCGACCGCATTCGCAACCGACTGTCGCTCTCTGCGCTGGGAGACGCCGTGCTCTGGCTTGCCGCAGCCTTCCATATCGCGCTGCTCGCGGCCTTCGCGCTGGTGCTGATGACATTGAAACCGGCCCACGCAGAGGAAAGCGGAACCTGCAGCGGCAATGATCTGCTGGCTGCCCTGGCAAAGGACGAGCCGGCGACCTATGCCAGGCTTCGTGCCGAAGCGGATGCGATCCCGAATGGCAAGGGCATTTTCTGGAAGATCGAGAAACCGGGTCTTGCACCGTCGTGGCTGCTCGGCACCATGCATGTTACCGATCCGCGCGTGCTGACGATGCCGGAACCGGCGCGAACAGCCGCTGCCGAGGCCACGACCATCGTCATCGAATCGGACGAGATCCTCGACGAGAAGAAGGCCGCCGCCGCGATGCTCATGCATCCGGAACTCACCATGTTCACCGACGGCAAGACGATCCGCGACAAGCTGAGCCCGGAACAGGCCACGCGTCTTGAGAACGGGTTGAAGGAACGCGGACTGGCGCTCGTCGCCGTCCAGCGGATGCAGCCCTGGATCATTTCAAGTTTCGTCGCCCTGCCCGCCTGCGAGATGGCGCGCAAGGCGAAGGGCGCGTCCTTCCTCGACAAGCACATTGCGAAAGACGCGGTGAAGGCCGGCAAGAATGTCGTCGGGCTGGAAACACTGGCGGAACAGCTGCAGGCCATGGCGGATCTTCCGACGGAATTCCACCTCCAGGCCCTGATTGAAACGCTGGAGCTTGGCGACAGGATGAACGACGTCATCGAGACCAT
The window above is part of the Rhizobium sp. ACO-34A genome. Proteins encoded here:
- a CDS encoding acyltransferase, yielding MARRDSMTMFGQFAEAVALVSHGQPGHIVDTLIAERGQKIVYHPLWPVMRPFLYTLLRYAKAVEFADDIANMPGFQAFEYLSNILRLDINVVNGERIPEKGGFIMVSNHPTGIADGVAVFDLLKRRRPDMMFFANRDAIRVNPRFAEVIIPVEWREEHKSKLKARETLKLTNRAIEEQKATVLFPSGRIAYWANGRLNERPWKTSAVGLARKYDLPILPVHMTARNSGLFYWFAKWSTELRDMTVFHELLNKKGDRFDFTIGELISPGRLEGDLNDVTAALEHHTVHALAMDGNATFRL
- a CDS encoding recombinase XerC; the protein is MNDLLTFADPDLLAERAGWLQALAGERRLSENTLEAYERDTRQFLTFLTGHIGGPAAIRDIRELRPADLRAFLAFRRKQGSGPRSLGRHLAGLRSFLRHLEKRGLVNAAGAGAIRAPKQPKSLPKPLSGSQALTVVSNDAQMHEEPWIAARDAAVLTLLYGCGLRISEALDLTPADFGNKTTALRITGKGNKTRLVPLLPAVAEAVATYIKLCPYHLEEAEPLFRGARGGKLQPAIIQREMQRLRSALGLPDSATPHALRHSFATHLLGGGGDLRTIQELLGHASLSTTQVYTGVDAARLLDVYDRAHPRA
- a CDS encoding polysaccharide biosynthesis protein GumN, whose amino-acid sequence is MIAHSIDRIRNRLSLSALGDAVLWLAAAFHIALLAAFALVLMTLKPAHAEESGTCSGNDLLAALAKDEPATYARLRAEADAIPNGKGIFWKIEKPGLAPSWLLGTMHVTDPRVLTMPEPARTAAAEATTIVIESDEILDEKKAAAAMLMHPELTMFTDGKTIRDKLSPEQATRLENGLKERGLALVAVQRMQPWIISSFVALPACEMARKAKGASFLDKHIAKDAVKAGKNVVGLETLAEQLQAMADLPTEFHLQALIETLELGDRMNDVIETMTTLYLSGDIGMTMPMLQIVSPAQTGKEQSSYADFEQRIVTDRNHVMADRAAPVLAKGGAFVAVGALHLPGEEGLVELLKKQGFSLTPAGG